GGCTGGTTGGTTGCGTCCCTGCTCCACGGCCTCGCTCTGTCGGTTCGACACTAAAACAGAGGGGATTCAAGAACTCCACCCGTTTTTCCCGCAAAAATGAAAAGAGAGAGAACTCCGCCGATTTCGGTCGTATGCATTtgccaaaataaaaataaatgggACTGGCTAGATGTCAAGTGACTGAAAATGCAATTTGGGTCGGTCGGATCATTATGAACCGTTGAATGCAAGATGCATGGCTAGATGGGCTTCTTCGGCCTCCGAAAACAGATCATTGTTCATCTTCTACCAATTTGGGTCGGTCGGATCATTATGAACCGTTGAATGCAAGATGCATGGCTAGATGGAGTATCTATGAACCGCCGAGCCATCACAGGCCTAACCGCCTGCTGCCGCCGCCCGTGGCCGGAGGCGCTCCCGCGTCAGCCTTGCCGTCCCGTCCTTCTCCCAATCGCCGCCCACCATGGTGCTACCGCTGCCCTCGGCCATCCCTCTAACCCCGACCATGCACAATTTTTTCCGGCGACCTGCAACCCCCACCCCCATCCCTGAGATAGATAATGGGATAGCCTGCCGCCCTAAGACAGATATTGGGGTCGACTGCCACACTAAAATAGACCCAGAGGCCTTCTCCGGAGAGTCGGCGACTGCTCCTTCCTTATCTCCAGCGGCTTCTTCCTTCCTTTCAAAATCGACTGGCCCAAAATTGATTTTGATGCAACTTACAAGTAGGTATTGTGAAAATAAAAACATGTAGAGGCAGGCTAGAGCGGGGCCCCATTATGTTTTCAACcttgggcccacatggcagtgccgCAGGCTGGCTGCACAAGATAAAAATGTTTCAGCATCTACTGCTCGAGTTGACTGAGTTTGACAATATGTTGGAATTAGACTATTCATTTCCTCTAAGTTGCCCACCGGCACTGACGCACTGTACAGGTAGCAAATGATGGCTGCGGCTGCATGCAACAACGCAAATGTTCTATCTGTCCAAAACCAAAGACTCAACCAGAAATTCTCAACGACCTAGCCATTTTCCTTCAACTACAACGAACAAGCGCCTTCCACGAGACTGTCCGCGCGTGTGCTCATCGTTCGACATTATGAGTATAATTGGATTGGTGCCAAAAATTAACATGCCAATGTTTAGCATTGTGCCAAATATTGGCTACAACTTGATTAGTTATCGAGTTGTTTTTTTATCTCACATAAAGTGAGTGAATTGTaagaaaccaccacatttggggcttATCTTGCAGAAAACAACCTAGTCGCTAATCATTTGCAAAATCCACCACGGATTCAGTAACAGCGTTGCGGATTGCACTGAACAAGTGATTTCGCGCGGTTGAGGGCGTTTCCGACAGGTGGGGCCCAATATGCGTGACGTGGCGTAACGGACGCGGTGACGGCGCCGTTTGTGCTTAAGATAGACGCGGTCGGGTCGGCAGAGACAGACCGCCCGCGCCCGACCAGATCTCGCTCGCTCTCCTCTCTGCTCCCACGCTCGCTCTCTCTGCTCCCACGCTCGCTCGCTCCCCTCTCCGGTCGCCGCCGTCCGCCGTCCGCCATGGTGTCCTGGAGCGATAGTGAGAGCACCGAGGGCTCCGCCGCGCAGTACATCTCCTCCGAAGACTCCCCTCTCAAGGTCAGAACCATGTTGCTCATTTGTGTTCTAGGGTTTCTAGGGTTCAACATTGCTCGATTTGAACAAGTTTTTGTTGGATTTCTCAGATCCCAGCTACAATTGATGATCCGTCATTCGAGGGTCTTGCTGATGACTTGAATGTGTTTTGTGAGCATGGGAATCCAGGGAGGAAATATGTTGCATTTGAGGGGATAAGCACTGGTAGGAGGTTCATTGCATGTGCCACTGAAGTAAGTTTCAAGTTTTGTTTGCAGCATTCCAGTTCTTGTTCATGTTCTAGGGTTCATAGGTAATGTTCATGTTCTAGGGTTCATAGGTACTGTTCATGTTCTAGGGTTCATAGGTACTGTTCATGTACTGAATTTTTGTATTGCAGGGTGTTGGAAATTGTGGATTAGTGCAGTGGGTAGATGAGCATTGGCCAGAGCATCTGCAGAATGCTAGTCATAAGCTGTGGCTTATGTATGAGCATAGCCAGCATGATAACAAGATGGCATGCCTGGAGCATTCAAGCACTGTACACAATCTCACACGGCAGAAAAAAGAGTTGCAGGAGACATATGAGAAGCTTGTTGAAGATGTGAACAACCTATTGGATTATAAGGATAGCCAGCCTGAGGTAAACCAGAAGAATGATGCTGAGAACATTTCAGTGTGTGTGGAAAGCAGCATGACAAAGGATGGTGAGATCAAGAAATTGAAGGTTGTTGTTGTCCAGTTAAAGCAAATTCATGTAGCTCAAGCCACTGTCATTAGGAATTTGAAGTTCAAGCATCTTAAAGAGAAGGAAAAGTTGAGCTCTGATAAGAGGATGTTGGAGATTTGCTATGCTGacctgaagaaagagaaggatgacctgaagaaagagaaggataaGCTGGATTGTTGCATTGCTGAGCTGATGAAAGTGAAGGAGAAGTTGACCATGGAGAAGAGCACTCTTGCTTCctgcattgttgagctgaagacAGCAGGTGATAGCAACAAGAGGAAGCTTCACCAGATCAAGTCTATTTGTGATGAGGACTAAGTTGTGTTGTTGGCTGACCATGTGTGTCAATGATGTCTTTTGTACTAGCTATGGAGGAAACTTGGAATGTGTTAAGCTTTATTGTGGTGAACCTTGGATTGTCTATCAGATTTGTGAGAGTACTATGTTTGTCATTAATTATCAGGTTGGATTAAGTTCAGTTTGTACCTGGCATACTAACATAATACTGCTGGCATACATATATAGTACATGCATAGATAGCCTGACATAGATAGCAAGTTCATACTAACATAGATAGAACTGACATAGATAGTACCTGCATATATAGCCTAACATAGATAGCAAGTTCATACTAACCTAGATAGAACTGACATAGATAGAACTGGCATGCTAACATACTGACGAAACTGAACTTTTTCTTCTTCTGACGAAACTGAAGACAGCATGTCACTCCTCCTTCTTCAGCATCTTCAGGCGTTGCGAGCGCCACACTTCATTGTTGTTCaccgccgccctcttcttcttggcCAGCGGTGGCTCCACCACCTCTTCACCACCGCCCCCTCTTCTTGCTTGACAATGACGAGCTCCTGGTTGTCGACGACCTCCGACAGCTTTTCCACATCAATTGGGTTGTTCTTCTGCCCCTCGACGGCGTGGAGGACGGGCGCCAGGAGCTGCACATCAGGCTCGTCGTCGGAGGAGTCGGAGGAGAGTACGACGACCTCGTCCACCTCGTCGTCAGAGGAGTAGGAGGAGTAGTCGTCAGATTCGTCAGAGTCGTAGTCGCCAGAGGACTCGGACTCGGCGTCAAAGTCGTCGTCTGGCCGGAGCACCCATGGATTGCGCCTCTCCCAGTAGGCGTTGTTGATGGGGGCTGGGATAGCGAGGACGGCATCGGTGATGTcatccgcggcggccggcggcgtggtGGATGAGCGGTACATCCACCAACTGGCGCGCTGCCTGGGGTCGGGGGAGCGCTGCACCTCGCGCATCGCCCACAGGAGAATGGTCGGCGACGGGACTGTGCGGCTGGCAGGGAATGCACGCTGCCTTTCGGCAGGTGTCATCACCTTCACCAGGCCGCGGGCATGGTTCCTCAGCATCGCCAAGCTAGGGAACCAGCGAGCGATCTCCCTGTACTACGCGCGCATCTCGTGGTTGTTGCCGGCGAGCTCTTCGATGGCCAGCTGCCACTCCATGGCGACGGCGATGGGGGTGGCTGTCGGCGGTGGTTTCGACGGGAGAGAGGGGAAGAGGAGTGAGCGGTGCGGGCGGCGAGCGATAGGTGGACACGTATTAAAGGCAGAAACCGAAACGACTAGTTATACAAAACGGACGTTCACCACGCTGTCGGCCTCAATGCACGCTGTCGGTCTCAACGTACCTAACTAAATATAAGTAAAATTGCGGATGCTACTAAAACAACATCACTAGCACTATCCTATTGGTATTGAACCCCTGGTTACTACCCACTGGTCCTGGGTTCGATCTCCAGGCCAAACTATTTTTgtgcaatttttttgaatttaaaaaatTAATATGTCAGTAACTATGCACCAATAGGGTTTTTATTTGTgtgcaatttttttgaatttcttgtAAAAAATTAAGAATGAAACTATGCTCATCATCACAACAACAGAATGAAAACTTCTTGCAAAACATCATAActataagttcatcatcacatcATCATAACCAGAGTATCATAGTGCATGACAACCATTAGGTACATTACATAGTCCACCACTTGGACTTGATTTAACTGGTTTCAACATGAAATTCTTAATATTCTTCATCACAAACTAGCCAAAAAAGGCTGAATTAAACATGTTTCAACATTACATCACTTCTTGCTGCCTTAAGAACAATTGAACCATTCAGACATCTTGTATGATGGCTTTCTCACTCTTTCAGTACCTGACAGTCTTGGTGGTATGAATGTTTTCTTTGCCCTTGACCTAGCAACAGTAGCAGAAGATGAACTAGGCCTATCAGCAGCAGCAGAAGATGAACTTGGCCTTGTTGGAGCAGGAGCAGAAGGAGATGACCTAGGTACAGCCCTAGTTGTTGTTGGAGCTGTCCTTGCTGTTGGAgcaggagcagaaggagctgccctAGGTACAGCCCTAGTTGCTCTTGCCCTTACTGCTGGTGGAGTTGTCCTTGCTGTTGCACTGGTTGCAGAAGGAGCTCTTGCCCTTGGTGCATCAACTCTCTTGTTTTCCTACAGTGACAACATATAGATAGATTAGAACATAGTATTAAATATACAAAGATTTAACCTGCAGTGACAACATATATAAACAGCATTTAACCTGGTGTTGGTTCCTTCTCATTGCTAGGGATGGCTTCGGATTTTTGTGGCAGCTAGTGTACCTATGCCCTGTCAAGTTGCAATTGCTGCAGGTTATTGTTGCCATCCTTGAAGTATCTTTGGGAGCTGGCTTCTCAAACTGATTCTTTCTCCTCTTAGTCTGCTTCTTTCCTGGCTTGTCTCTGAAAACTGGTGGCTCTATGTGAGGGGTCCCAGTATTTGGCCATAGATCAGGCCTAGGCACAGGATACACAATTGGATTGTAGGCTGCTTGGTACATTGGTTTCTTGAAGAAATCACTAACAAAATCTTCTGGATGAAGTTTTGCCTTGTTAATTGCAGAAACACCATGCTTGCAAGGAACACCAGTCATGTCCCATTTGCTACACCCACATGTGTGCACTTGCAGATTAACTGCATATGTGCTTTCTCCACTGCTAACCTGGTATAGATCAGGCCCTGCTTTGATTGACTGACAATATCTAGCATGGTGTTTTGCTTCTTCTAGCTTCTCAGCATATGTTGGGCATATCTGCCACTTGGCTGTCTCAGTCCTGGTCCTATTGGCATTGAACATAACTAGCAATTTTGTTCTGATGCCATCAACCATGGTTTTAATTGGTTTCCCTCTCACATCAAGTATCATTTTGTTGAACACTTCACTAATATTGTTAACAACCAAATCAGTTTTACAATTCTTGTCCATGGCATGTCTAGCCCATGTATGCTTGGGTATCTTTCTAAGCCATTTCCAAGCTGCCTCACAGTCTCTTTTCATGCCTTCCATTGCTTGTTCAAAACCATGCTCAGTATATGAATAACTAGCCTGATCCATATACTTCTTTAACTCTTCACCTCTAAAGCCAGCTGTTTGAAAGTTCTGATAAATATGTCTAAGGCAGTATCTTTGAGGGCAATTTGGGAAGACATTGTTTATGGCTTTAAGAAGGCCCTGTTTAAATAACTAGTG
Above is a window of Triticum dicoccoides isolate Atlit2015 ecotype Zavitan chromosome 5B, WEW_v2.0, whole genome shotgun sequence DNA encoding:
- the LOC119313106 gene encoding uncharacterized protein LOC119313106, whose translation is MVSWSDSESTEGSAAQYISSEDSPLKIPATIDDPSFEGLADDLNVFCEHGNPGRKYVAFEGISTGRRFIACATEGVGNCGLVQWVDEHWPEHLQNASHKLWLMYEHSQHDNKMACLEHSSTETYEKLVEDVNNLLDYKDSQPEVNQKNDAENISVCVESSMTKDGEIKKLKVVVVQLKQIHVAQATVIRNLKFKHLKEKEKLSSDKRMLEICYADLKKEKDDLKKEKDKLDCCIAELMKVKEKLTMEKSTLASCIVELKTAGDSNKRKLHQIKSICDED